In Halorubrum trapanicum, a single genomic region encodes these proteins:
- a CDS encoding DUF6036 family nucleotidyltransferase: MRARFDSSYIRSELERIGEQLDDPLTVFLIGGGAMAFQDLKTTTKDIDLIVASGDDLGQLQAVLLELGYDIVREPDEEYEALGAQRILENDDGCRIDIFHQQVIDKLVLSDGIRKRSERYLNPSNLVVELVSPEDIFLFKAVAGRVDDIEDMFSLLQTDLDFDVVEAELAAQIDLLDQELFVTYVNEALADLTEQHNVRTPLHEPVAEITERVYEELEVLHALDEPKSMPALQQELDYTTVELQDIVSRLEEKDAVKETADRIERLSTTI, translated from the coding sequence ATGAGGGCGCGATTCGACAGTTCGTACATTCGGTCGGAACTCGAGCGCATCGGCGAGCAGCTAGACGACCCACTCACTGTCTTCTTGATCGGCGGTGGGGCAATGGCGTTCCAGGATCTCAAGACCACTACCAAGGATATCGATCTCATCGTCGCATCCGGTGATGACCTCGGGCAGCTCCAAGCAGTACTGCTCGAACTTGGTTACGATATCGTTCGGGAACCGGACGAAGAATACGAAGCGCTCGGTGCTCAGCGAATCCTCGAGAACGATGATGGGTGTCGAATCGACATCTTTCACCAGCAGGTAATCGATAAACTGGTTCTTTCTGACGGGATTCGGAAGCGTAGCGAGCGGTACCTCAACCCCAGCAACTTGGTGGTCGAACTCGTGAGCCCAGAGGACATCTTCCTATTCAAGGCGGTCGCCGGACGGGTGGACGATATCGAAGATATGTTTTCGCTGCTGCAGACTGACCTCGATTTCGACGTCGTCGAAGCAGAACTCGCCGCGCAGATCGACCTCTTGGATCAAGAGCTATTCGTAACATACGTGAACGAGGCGTTGGCCGATCTCACCGAGCAACACAACGTGAGGACACCCCTGCATGAGCCGGTCGCGGAGATTACAGAGCGCGTATACGAGGAACTCGAAGTGCTTCACGCCCTCGACGAACCGAAATCTATGCCTGCCCTCCAGCAGGAACTCGATTACACCACGGTTGAATTACAGGATATCGTGAGTCGTCTCGAGGAGAAAGACGCAGTCAAGGAAACCGCTGATCGCATCGAGCGTCTTTCGACGACGATCTGA